A single region of the Rhodococcus sp. W8901 genome encodes:
- a CDS encoding TetR/AcrR family transcriptional regulator: MTVTPRERAREQTLAEITRIGREQLATQGAAALSLRAVARDLGVVSSAVYRYVASRDELLTLLVIDGYTELGAEVDAAVDALADDDHRGRLHALSHAVRSWAIREPARYALLFGSPVPGYHAPAERTTGPGTRVIVALVGIIEGAHRAGVLTPLSSSAPVDPGLSADLDRIRAEMGLTVPDELLARGVMAWAALFGAINFEVFGQYGADTFADPAALFEHHLTVLDRILGLD; encoded by the coding sequence ATGACGGTCACCCCCCGCGAACGCGCCCGCGAGCAGACGCTCGCCGAGATCACCCGCATCGGACGGGAGCAGCTGGCGACACAGGGCGCGGCCGCGTTGTCGCTGCGTGCCGTCGCGCGCGATCTGGGCGTCGTGTCGTCGGCGGTGTACCGGTACGTCGCGAGCCGCGACGAGCTGCTCACGCTGCTCGTGATCGATGGCTACACCGAGCTGGGTGCGGAGGTGGATGCCGCCGTCGATGCGCTGGCGGACGACGATCACCGCGGTCGGCTGCACGCGCTCTCCCACGCGGTGCGATCGTGGGCGATCCGGGAGCCCGCCCGCTATGCGCTGCTGTTCGGCAGCCCGGTCCCCGGCTATCACGCGCCGGCGGAGCGCACGACCGGTCCGGGTACGCGCGTGATCGTCGCGCTGGTCGGCATCATCGAGGGGGCGCACCGGGCGGGTGTGCTGACACCGCTGTCGTCGTCGGCGCCGGTCGACCCGGGGCTGTCCGCCGACCTCGATCGGATCCGTGCCGAGATGGGCCTGACGGTGCCCGACGAGCTGCTCGCGCGCGGCGTCATGGCCTGGGCGGCGCTGTTCGGTGCGATCAACTTCGAGGTGTTCGGGCAGTACGGCGCCGACACCTTCGCTGATCCGGCGGCGCTCTTCGAGCACCACCTGACGGTGCTGGACCGGATCCTGGGGCTGGACTGA